Proteins encoded by one window of Nocardia goodfellowii:
- a CDS encoding thioredoxin domain-containing protein, protein MNRLAGATSPYLRQHADNPVDWREWDAAALAEAAERDVPILLSIGYASCHWCHVMAHESFEDAATAALMNDNYVCIKVDREERPDLDAVYMNATVAMTGQGGWPMTCFLTPEGEPFYCGTYYPKVARGGMPSFTQLLTAVADTWQNRRDEVDKASAQVTEALRAQAAGLPEAQLAVNAELLDHAVGAVLRDEDPEHGGFGGAPKFPPSALLVGMLRSWERTGSPEVWGAVTRTAEAMARGGIYDQLRGGFARYSVDAAWVVPHFEKMLYDNAQLLRGYAHLARHGSSDAPNSLAERITREIAHFLLDDLGTEQGGFASALDADTHLEPGGPGVEGATYVWTPAELTGVLGPIDGAWAAELFGVSTAGNFEQGTSVPTRYTDPDDQERFDRVRAALVQVRDRRPQPDRDDKVVTAWNGMAITALAEAGSILGQQEWIAASARCARFLLAEHVVDGRVRRASLGGAVGVSPGVLEDYAWLVTGLLALHQATGELDWLDHAQALLDKAIQHFADPENQGSWFDTADDAEVLVARPRDPIDGATPAGASSLAEALLTASALSAPDRAGRYRELADRTLERAAVVLARAPRSASQWLTVAEAAVRGPIQVAIALPDDDPSAATELIEAAYREAPAGTVIVAAAPDSVPLLADRPTTNGQPAAYVCRGSVCDLPVTTPAELQASLRR, encoded by the coding sequence ATGAACCGATTGGCCGGTGCGACATCGCCCTATCTGCGTCAACACGCTGACAATCCTGTGGACTGGCGGGAGTGGGATGCCGCGGCGCTGGCGGAGGCGGCGGAGCGGGATGTGCCGATTCTGCTGTCGATCGGGTATGCGAGTTGCCACTGGTGTCATGTGATGGCGCATGAGTCGTTCGAGGACGCGGCGACGGCGGCGTTGATGAACGACAACTATGTGTGCATCAAGGTGGACCGGGAGGAGCGGCCCGATCTGGACGCGGTGTACATGAATGCCACGGTGGCGATGACGGGGCAGGGCGGGTGGCCGATGACGTGCTTCCTGACGCCCGAGGGGGAACCGTTCTATTGCGGGACGTACTACCCGAAGGTGGCGCGGGGTGGGATGCCGTCGTTCACGCAGTTGCTCACGGCGGTCGCGGACACCTGGCAGAACCGGCGGGACGAGGTGGACAAAGCCTCGGCGCAGGTGACGGAGGCCTTGCGGGCGCAGGCGGCCGGGCTGCCCGAGGCGCAACTCGCGGTGAACGCCGAGTTGCTGGACCATGCGGTCGGCGCGGTGTTGCGCGATGAGGACCCGGAGCACGGTGGTTTCGGCGGGGCGCCGAAGTTTCCGCCGTCCGCGTTGCTGGTCGGGATGCTGCGGAGTTGGGAGCGCACCGGAAGTCCGGAGGTGTGGGGGGCGGTGACGCGGACCGCCGAGGCGATGGCGCGCGGTGGGATCTATGACCAATTGCGTGGTGGGTTCGCGCGGTACTCCGTCGACGCGGCGTGGGTGGTACCGCATTTCGAGAAGATGCTGTACGACAATGCCCAATTGCTGAGGGGCTACGCGCATTTGGCTCGGCACGGGTCGTCCGATGCGCCGAACTCGCTGGCCGAACGCATCACTCGGGAGATCGCGCACTTCCTGCTCGATGATCTCGGCACCGAGCAGGGTGGGTTCGCGTCCGCGCTGGATGCCGACACCCATCTCGAACCCGGCGGGCCCGGAGTCGAAGGCGCCACCTATGTGTGGACGCCCGCCGAACTCACCGGTGTGCTCGGGCCGATCGATGGTGCTTGGGCCGCAGAACTTTTCGGTGTGAGCACCGCAGGCAATTTCGAACAGGGCACCTCGGTGCCGACTCGCTACACCGACCCGGACGATCAAGAACGCTTCGACCGCGTCCGGGCCGCGCTGGTGCAGGTCCGCGATCGCCGGCCGCAGCCGGACCGGGACGACAAGGTGGTCACCGCCTGGAACGGCATGGCCATTACGGCCTTGGCGGAAGCGGGCTCGATTCTCGGGCAACAAGAGTGGATCGCCGCGTCCGCGCGGTGCGCGCGATTCCTGCTGGCTGAGCACGTCGTGGACGGCCGGGTGCGGCGGGCCTCGCTCGGCGGGGCCGTCGGCGTGTCACCCGGTGTCCTGGAGGACTACGCCTGGTTGGTGACCGGTCTGCTCGCCCTGCATCAGGCAACCGGTGAACTGGACTGGTTGGACCACGCGCAAGCATTGCTGGATAAGGCGATTCAGCATTTCGCCGATCCGGAGAATCAGGGCAGCTGGTTCGACACCGCCGATGACGCCGAAGTCCTCGTCGCACGCCCACGCGACCCGATCGACGGCGCAACACCGGCGGGTGCCTCATCCCTCGCCGAAGCCCTGCTCACCGCCTCCGCGCTCAGCGCTCCGGACCGGGCGGGACGCTACCGGGAACTGGCAGACCGCACACTCGAGCGCGCCGCCGTCGTACTGGCGCGCGCACCACGCTCCGCGAGTCAGTGGCTCACCGTCGCGGAAGCTGCCGTTCGCGGACCGATACAAGTAGCGATCGCCCTGCCGGACGACGACCCCAGTGCGGCAACGGAATTGATCGAAGCGGCGTATCGCGAGGCGCCGGCCGGAACGGTGATCGTCGCTGCCGCACCCGATTCGGTCCCGCTGCTCGCCGACCGGCCGACCACCAACGGCCAACCCGCCGCCTACGTCTGCCGCGGCTCCGTCTGCGACCTGCCCGTCACCACCCCGGCCGAGCTTCAGGCGTCTCTGCGTCGTTGA
- a CDS encoding NIPSNAP family protein: MVENAWPLLELRQYTLRPGTRDVLIDLFDRELVETQEAVGIRVLGQFRDESDPDRFVWIRAFPDIAARTAALRAFYLDGVAWRTHAPAARATMVDTDNALLLRPATAQSAFESTGQRPPIGTTELPESRVLAMIYQVSGDLTEFTEFFDNRIRPALDTTPSGVYVTDPSPNDFTQLPVRTEQVLTWFARFPDSDSRATYLDQLAASREWTESVLPELDKRVSAPPEQLLLAPTSRSLLR; encoded by the coding sequence ATGGTGGAAAACGCTTGGCCGCTGCTCGAATTGCGGCAGTACACCCTGCGACCGGGCACCCGCGATGTGTTGATCGACCTGTTCGACCGGGAGCTGGTGGAGACGCAGGAGGCCGTCGGAATCCGGGTGCTCGGCCAGTTCCGGGACGAGTCGGATCCGGACCGCTTCGTGTGGATCCGCGCGTTTCCGGACATCGCGGCCCGGACCGCCGCGTTGCGAGCCTTCTATCTCGACGGCGTGGCCTGGCGCACCCATGCCCCCGCCGCCCGAGCGACCATGGTGGACACCGACAATGCCCTGCTCCTGCGACCGGCAACCGCCCAGTCCGCCTTTGAATCGACCGGACAGCGGCCGCCGATCGGGACCACGGAACTTCCGGAATCCCGTGTGCTGGCCATGATTTACCAAGTGTCAGGTGACCTGACGGAGTTCACCGAGTTCTTCGACAACCGGATACGTCCAGCCCTCGATACGACCCCGAGCGGCGTGTATGTCACCGACCCGAGCCCGAACGACTTCACCCAACTGCCGGTGCGCACCGAGCAGGTACTCACCTGGTTCGCCCGATTCCCCGACTCCGACAGCCGCGCCACCTACCTCGACCAGCTCGCGGCATCGCGGGAGTGGACCGAAAGCGTGCTACCGGAACTGGATAAACGGGTGAGCGCTCCGCCCGAGCAACTACTCCTCGCACCGACCTCCCGCTCACTACTGCGCTGA
- a CDS encoding adenylate/guanylate cyclase domain-containing protein, protein MAAQDMDNANTGAGDRDDAVHLAPPMNRVRRGIAWLVLWALRARWGLAAVVITANLSGLAVIVTELWLSNFFDKLGENWFEVLALVAIYPTIGFLVGVALAIRDRNVYFGWFDQARKPTPEEARRLLRLPFAITLRALAIWIPGVIVAASVFTHVTAHDDRGVTAALFTIGALESAGITFLIVDRLIRPTIPVLARVLGATMHWSSSVLVRLVLSWAVAGALPMMMLIVVLADPASAAQDRIRTAIYLSAVGLAVGALATALLALAVASPIRMLRQALDRITQGELNVRVPIGSTSEIGRLEHSVNELAANLRERQRMRDLFGRHVGAEVAERALAEQDVDLKGDVREVSALFVDVTGSVALSTGLSPHEFVAKLNRLLTIVVTATEENNGLVNKFEGDAALCIFGAPIPLGDNATPALRAARRIRDEVLASGELDIGIGVARGQVFAGDIGSDTRLEYTVIGDAVNEAARLTTEAKEVPRRILVSSAVIEAAAPHEQAKWQLYQRIQLRGMPEPTSCWSDVDSSDHIGADGEPDAVPAHPSGATDPATARGPVTEIRTLVTETGSPAAES, encoded by the coding sequence ATGGCAGCGCAGGACATGGACAACGCGAACACCGGCGCCGGTGACCGCGATGACGCCGTGCACCTCGCTCCCCCGATGAACCGGGTGCGCCGGGGCATCGCGTGGCTGGTCCTCTGGGCGCTGCGGGCGCGCTGGGGCCTGGCCGCGGTGGTGATCACCGCGAACCTCAGCGGTCTCGCGGTCATCGTCACCGAACTCTGGCTGAGCAACTTCTTCGACAAGCTCGGCGAAAACTGGTTCGAGGTCCTGGCGCTGGTGGCGATCTACCCGACGATCGGCTTCCTCGTCGGGGTCGCGCTGGCCATCCGGGACCGCAACGTCTACTTCGGCTGGTTCGATCAGGCGCGAAAACCGACACCGGAGGAAGCACGGCGGCTGCTGCGCCTGCCCTTCGCGATCACGCTGCGGGCGCTGGCGATCTGGATTCCCGGCGTGATCGTGGCCGCGTCGGTGTTCACTCACGTCACCGCGCACGACGACCGCGGCGTCACCGCGGCGCTGTTCACGATCGGCGCGCTGGAATCCGCCGGTATCACCTTTCTCATCGTGGACCGGTTGATCCGGCCCACCATCCCGGTGCTCGCGCGCGTTCTCGGCGCGACCATGCACTGGAGTTCGTCGGTACTGGTCCGGTTGGTGCTCAGCTGGGCGGTGGCGGGCGCGCTGCCGATGATGATGCTCATCGTGGTGCTCGCCGACCCGGCGTCCGCGGCGCAGGATCGGATTCGCACCGCCATCTATTTGTCCGCCGTCGGCCTCGCCGTCGGCGCGCTGGCGACGGCATTGCTCGCGCTGGCCGTCGCCTCCCCCATCCGCATGCTGCGCCAGGCGCTGGATCGGATCACCCAGGGCGAGTTGAACGTCCGGGTGCCGATCGGGAGCACCAGCGAGATCGGACGGCTGGAGCATTCGGTCAACGAGCTGGCCGCGAATCTGCGGGAACGGCAGCGGATGCGCGATCTGTTCGGCCGCCACGTCGGCGCCGAGGTGGCCGAGCGGGCACTGGCCGAGCAGGACGTGGATCTCAAAGGTGACGTGCGGGAGGTCTCCGCGCTGTTCGTCGACGTGACCGGTTCGGTCGCCCTGTCCACCGGGCTGTCACCACACGAGTTCGTCGCCAAATTGAACCGGCTGCTCACCATCGTCGTCACGGCGACCGAGGAGAACAACGGCCTGGTCAACAAGTTCGAGGGTGACGCCGCACTGTGCATCTTCGGCGCACCGATACCCCTGGGCGACAACGCGACTCCGGCTTTACGCGCCGCGCGGCGCATCCGCGACGAGGTACTCGCCAGCGGCGAGCTCGATATCGGGATCGGAGTGGCGCGCGGGCAGGTGTTCGCCGGCGACATCGGTTCCGACACCCGGCTGGAGTACACGGTGATCGGCGACGCCGTGAACGAGGCGGCGCGGCTGACCACCGAGGCGAAGGAGGTGCCCCGGCGAATCCTGGTCAGCAGCGCGGTAATCGAGGCCGCCGCGCCACACGAACAAGCGAAATGGCAGCTCTACCAACGCATTCAGCTCCGCGGCATGCCGGAACCCACCTCCTGCTGGAGCGATGTCGACTCCTCCGACCACATCGGCGCGGACGGCGAACCCGACGCGGTCCCGGCGCACCCCTCCGGCGCCACCGACCCGGCCACCGCACGCGGCCCGGTCACCGAGATTCGCACGCTCGTCACCGAAACCGGCTCGCCCGCAGCCGAATCCTGA
- the trhA gene encoding PAQR family membrane homeostasis protein TrhA: MRGWIHTWAVGIAAVACTALVAKAATVSATAGWSTLVYGVTVCLLFGVSAVYHRVTWPTVQKRIQMKRADHSMIFLFIAGSYTPFALLGLPGKTGKILLAVVWAGALAGVALKLLWPTAPRWVGVPLYLLLGWAIVPVAGQLHTQIGIAPLILLLIGGLIYSGGAILYATKWPNPWPAVFGHHEFFHAATVLAALAHYIAIWMVVLR, translated from the coding sequence ATGCGCGGCTGGATCCACACCTGGGCCGTCGGGATCGCCGCTGTCGCGTGTACGGCGCTGGTCGCCAAAGCCGCGACCGTCTCGGCGACGGCGGGCTGGTCCACCCTGGTCTACGGGGTCACCGTCTGCTTACTGTTCGGAGTCAGCGCGGTCTACCACCGGGTGACCTGGCCGACCGTGCAGAAGCGCATCCAGATGAAGCGCGCGGACCATTCGATGATCTTCCTCTTCATCGCCGGCAGCTACACCCCGTTCGCCCTGCTCGGCCTGCCCGGCAAAACCGGCAAGATCCTGCTCGCGGTGGTCTGGGCCGGCGCGCTGGCGGGCGTCGCGCTGAAACTGCTCTGGCCCACCGCTCCCCGCTGGGTCGGGGTGCCGCTGTATCTCTTGCTCGGATGGGCCATCGTGCCGGTCGCCGGGCAACTGCACACCCAGATCGGCATCGCGCCGCTGATCCTGCTGCTCATCGGCGGCCTGATCTACAGCGGCGGCGCCATCCTCTATGCCACCAAGTGGCCGAACCCCTGGCCCGCCGTGTTCGGGCATCACGAGTTCTTCCACGCCGCGACGGTGCTGGCGGCGCTGGCCCACTACATCGCGATCTGGATGGTCGTCCTGCGCTGA
- a CDS encoding isoprenyl transferase: MDAVEFPSRVRGLPYRIYEARLSKQLAGKQHPRHVAVMCDGNRRWARENGFTDVSHGHRVGALKIAELVGWCAEVGIEMVTVYLLSTENLQRDPEELETLFEVITDVVEELSAPEQNWSVRIVGTLDGFPELIAKRLRTAAERTDGRDGVHVNVAVGYGGRQEITDAVRKLVRQEIAAGEHGEDLVQSITVNAIGQHLYTSGQPDPDLVIRTSGEQRLSGFLLWQSAYSEIWFTEAYWPEFRRVDFLRALRDYAARHRRFGV, encoded by the coding sequence TTGGACGCCGTGGAGTTTCCGAGTCGGGTGCGTGGCCTGCCCTACCGCATCTACGAGGCGCGGCTGTCCAAGCAGCTGGCCGGCAAACAACATCCCCGGCACGTCGCCGTCATGTGTGACGGTAACCGGCGCTGGGCTCGGGAGAACGGATTCACCGATGTGAGCCACGGCCACCGTGTCGGCGCGCTCAAGATCGCCGAGCTGGTCGGTTGGTGCGCCGAGGTCGGCATCGAGATGGTCACCGTCTACTTGCTGTCCACCGAGAACCTGCAGCGGGATCCCGAAGAACTGGAAACCCTCTTCGAGGTCATCACCGATGTCGTCGAGGAACTGTCGGCGCCGGAACAGAATTGGAGCGTGCGCATCGTCGGCACGCTCGACGGGTTCCCGGAACTGATCGCCAAGCGGCTGCGCACCGCCGCCGAGCGCACCGACGGGCGCGACGGCGTGCACGTCAACGTGGCGGTCGGCTACGGCGGCCGGCAGGAGATCACCGACGCGGTGCGCAAACTGGTGCGCCAGGAGATCGCGGCCGGTGAGCACGGCGAGGATCTGGTGCAGTCGATCACCGTGAACGCCATCGGTCAGCACCTCTACACCTCGGGCCAGCCCGATCCGGATCTGGTCATCCGCACTTCCGGCGAGCAACGTCTGTCCGGCTTCCTGCTCTGGCAGAGCGCGTATTCCGAAATCTGGTTCACCGAGGCGTACTGGCCGGAGTTCCGTCGCGTCGACTTCCTGCGCGCGCTACGCGATTACGCGGCCCGCCACCGCCGCTTCGGCGTTTAA
- a CDS encoding cold-shock protein, whose amino-acid sequence MAQGSVKWFNSEKGFGFIAQDGGGPDVFVHYSAVSGSGFKSLEEGQRVEFEVGQGQKGPQAQDVRAI is encoded by the coding sequence ATGGCTCAAGGCAGTGTGAAGTGGTTCAACAGCGAAAAAGGCTTCGGCTTCATCGCGCAAGACGGTGGCGGTCCTGACGTCTTCGTTCATTACTCGGCGGTGTCCGGCTCGGGATTCAAGTCCCTTGAAGAAGGACAGCGTGTGGAGTTCGAGGTCGGCCAGGGACAGAAGGGGCCGCAGGCCCAGGACGTCCGCGCCATCTGA
- the coaA gene encoding type I pantothenate kinase, with protein sequence MAKMSEPSPYVEFDRKQWRTLRKSTPLVLTEEELIGLRGLGEQIDLEEVAEVYLPLARLIHLQVAARQRLFAATATFLGEKHPDQQVPFVIGVAGSVAVGKSTTARVLQALLARWDHHPRVDLVTTDGFLYPTAELTRRGIMHRKGFPESYDRRKLLRFVTEVKSGAAEVCAPMYSHISYDIVPGKLHCVHQPDILIVEGLNVLQTGPRLMVSDLFDFSIYVDARIEDIENWYVQRFLALRATGFADPKAHFHHYSNFTDEQATAAAKEIWNSTNRPNLVENILPTRPRATLVLRKDADHSINRIRLRKL encoded by the coding sequence GTGGCCAAAATGAGCGAGCCGAGCCCGTATGTGGAATTCGATCGGAAGCAGTGGCGAACACTGCGCAAATCGACTCCGCTGGTGCTCACCGAGGAAGAGCTGATCGGTCTGCGGGGCCTGGGCGAACAGATCGACCTCGAGGAGGTCGCGGAGGTCTACCTGCCGCTCGCTCGTCTCATCCACCTGCAAGTGGCCGCACGTCAGCGGTTGTTCGCGGCGACCGCCACCTTCCTCGGGGAGAAGCACCCCGACCAGCAGGTGCCGTTCGTGATCGGTGTCGCCGGCAGTGTCGCCGTCGGCAAGTCCACCACCGCGCGCGTACTACAGGCGCTGCTGGCCCGCTGGGACCACCATCCGCGGGTGGACCTCGTCACCACCGACGGATTCCTCTACCCCACAGCGGAATTGACCCGGCGCGGGATCATGCACCGCAAGGGTTTCCCGGAGAGCTACGACCGCCGCAAGCTGCTGCGCTTCGTCACCGAGGTGAAGTCCGGGGCCGCCGAGGTGTGCGCGCCGATGTACTCGCACATCTCCTACGACATCGTGCCCGGCAAGCTGCACTGCGTGCACCAGCCCGACATCCTCATCGTCGAGGGGCTCAACGTGCTGCAGACCGGTCCGCGGCTGATGGTGTCGGATCTGTTCGACTTCTCCATCTATGTCGATGCCCGGATCGAGGACATCGAGAACTGGTACGTCCAGCGCTTCCTCGCGCTGCGGGCGACCGGTTTCGCCGACCCCAAGGCGCACTTCCACCACTACTCGAATTTCACCGACGAGCAGGCGACCGCCGCGGCCAAGGAGATCTGGAACTCCACCAACCGCCCCAACCTGGTCGAGAACATCCTGCCCACCCGGCCCCGCGCCACCCTGGTGCTGCGCAAGGATGCCGACCACAGCATCAACCGCATCCGCCTGCGGAAGCTCTGA
- a CDS encoding DUF885 domain-containing protein translates to MEAHPLVTEYLRLGLAFDRLEEGFVDAYTGDPGLRREVENGPAPEPRALARRAVALRAELPDAGLSPERTEFLDVHLRALETSGRKFAGDDIGFVEEVRDYFDVDIAPGDTENYREAHRLMDEVLPGDGPLAERFAAHRRADEIPPARLQVCVDAFSSALRELVRERYPLPDHEHVTYEVVGDKPWSGFNYYLGNFHSRVAINSDLKQHMAHLPSLIAHESYPGHHTEHCRKEAGLVAAGQAEQTLFLVNTPQCLMAEGLADLALRSIVGPGWGKWAEEIYADLGLRFDGDRAERLAAASAELLSVRQDAALLLHDRRRDETEVAEFLQRWSLATPERARQSLRFLSSPLWRAYISTYVEGYKLLGGWLERATDAADRADRFRRLLDEPLTPGAIRRM, encoded by the coding sequence ATGGAAGCGCATCCCCTTGTGACCGAATACTTGCGGCTCGGCTTGGCCTTCGATCGGCTCGAGGAAGGTTTCGTCGACGCCTACACCGGTGACCCGGGGTTGCGCCGCGAAGTCGAGAACGGCCCGGCACCGGAACCGCGTGCCCTGGCGCGTCGCGCGGTCGCGCTGCGCGCAGAACTGCCCGATGCGGGCCTGTCGCCCGAACGCACCGAGTTCCTGGATGTGCATCTGCGCGCCCTGGAAACCTCCGGCCGCAAGTTCGCCGGTGACGACATCGGCTTCGTCGAGGAGGTGCGCGACTACTTCGATGTGGACATCGCGCCCGGCGACACCGAGAACTACCGCGAGGCGCACCGGCTGATGGACGAGGTGCTGCCCGGCGACGGCCCGCTGGCCGAGCGATTCGCCGCGCACCGGCGTGCGGACGAGATCCCGCCCGCCCGGTTGCAGGTCTGCGTCGACGCGTTCTCCTCCGCGTTGCGCGAACTGGTCCGCGAGCGTTATCCGCTGCCCGATCACGAGCACGTCACCTACGAGGTGGTCGGCGACAAGCCGTGGTCCGGATTCAACTACTACCTGGGCAATTTCCACTCCCGCGTCGCGATCAACTCCGACCTCAAACAGCACATGGCGCACCTGCCGAGTCTGATCGCGCACGAGTCCTATCCGGGTCATCACACCGAGCACTGCCGCAAAGAGGCCGGACTCGTGGCGGCTGGGCAGGCGGAGCAGACGCTGTTCTTGGTCAATACCCCGCAGTGCCTGATGGCGGAGGGTTTGGCGGATCTGGCGCTGCGCTCGATCGTCGGCCCCGGCTGGGGTAAGTGGGCGGAGGAGATCTACGCGGATCTGGGTCTGCGGTTCGACGGGGATCGCGCCGAACGCCTGGCCGCCGCGTCGGCCGAGCTGCTGAGCGTGCGGCAGGACGCGGCGCTGCTGCTGCACGACCGGCGCCGCGACGAAACCGAGGTGGCGGAGTTCCTGCAGCGGTGGTCGCTGGCGACGCCGGAGCGGGCACGGCAGTCGCTGCGGTTCCTGTCCTCGCCGCTGTGGCGGGCTTACATCAGCACTTACGTGGAGGGTTACAAGTTGCTGGGCGGCTGGCTGGAGCGGGCCACGGACGCGGCGGATCGTGCGGACCGATTCCGGCGTCTGCTCGACGAGCCGCTGACGCCCGGCGCGATCCGGCGCATGTGA
- a CDS encoding PaaI family thioesterase, which yields MTTAEIDYAKLSGLELLRTAMTMENRPRFIGDLLGMEVDELEHGRVVFALRTRQDFANPLGSTHGGICATLLDSAMGCAVHTTLEPGVGYSTLELKVNYIRSVPTDGQRLTATGTTIHVGRSTATAEGRVVDEQGRLVAHATTTCVIFR from the coding sequence ATGACCACCGCCGAGATCGACTACGCCAAGCTGTCCGGCCTCGAACTGCTGCGTACCGCCATGACCATGGAAAACCGCCCGCGCTTCATCGGCGACCTGCTCGGCATGGAGGTCGACGAGCTCGAGCACGGCCGCGTGGTCTTCGCGCTGCGCACCCGCCAGGACTTCGCCAACCCGCTCGGCAGTACGCACGGCGGCATCTGCGCCACCCTGCTCGACTCGGCGATGGGCTGCGCGGTGCACACCACCCTGGAACCCGGCGTCGGCTACAGCACCCTGGAATTGAAGGTGAACTACATCCGCTCGGTCCCCACCGACGGTCAGCGGCTCACCGCCACCGGCACCACCATCCACGTCGGCCGCAGCACCGCGACCGCCGAAGGGCGCGTCGTCGACGAGCAGGGCCGCTTGGTCGCGCATGCCACCACGACGTGTGTCATCTTCCGCTGA
- a CDS encoding TetR/AcrR family transcriptional regulator, whose product MSAGPRTRLIESAIELVREQGVPGTGLAALLERGNASRNSLYQHFPSGKAELVAEATRVAGERMSVVFDKVTATGTPDQWLAGLVGWWKKALRNSDYAAGCPVVSAALAEAEPDVQAAAGLVFDGWNDRLAAALAADGIPAERARALASLVVSAVEGAIVQSRATKSVRPLDDVQATLGPLLRAG is encoded by the coding sequence ATGAGCGCGGGCCCGCGGACCCGGTTGATCGAAAGCGCCATCGAGCTGGTGCGCGAGCAGGGTGTGCCCGGCACCGGACTGGCCGCGCTGCTCGAACGCGGCAACGCGTCGAGAAATTCGCTCTACCAGCACTTCCCGTCCGGCAAGGCCGAACTGGTGGCCGAAGCGACCAGGGTGGCGGGGGAGCGCATGTCCGTCGTCTTCGACAAGGTCACCGCGACCGGCACACCCGACCAGTGGCTGGCCGGACTGGTCGGCTGGTGGAAGAAGGCCTTACGCAACAGCGACTATGCCGCCGGCTGTCCGGTGGTGAGTGCGGCGCTCGCCGAGGCCGAACCCGACGTGCAGGCGGCCGCGGGCCTGGTCTTCGACGGCTGGAACGATCGGCTGGCAGCCGCGTTGGCGGCCGACGGCATCCCCGCCGAGCGCGCGCGAGCACTCGCCAGCCTGGTGGTGAGCGCCGTAGAGGGCGCCATCGTCCAGTCCCGCGCCACGAAATCCGTGCGGCCACTCGACGATGTCCAGGCCACCCTCGGCCCGCTGCTGCGTGCCGGATAA
- the glyA gene encoding serine hydroxymethyltransferase, whose amino-acid sequence MTQTASVNTQSLGELDPELAAAMAGELARERDTLEMIASENFVPRAVLQAQGSVLTNKYAEGYPGRRYYGGCEHVDVVETLARDRAKELFGADFANVQPHSGAQANAAVLMALMNPGERLLGLDLAHGGHLTHGMRLNFSGKLYEVHSYGVSKEDHRVDMDEVRKIALESRPKVIVAGWSAYPRHQDFAAFREIADEVGAYLWVDMAHFAGLVAAGLHPSPVPHADVVSSTVHKTLGGPRSGLILAKQEFAKKLNSAVFPGQQGGPLMHAIAAKAVAFKIAAGEEFKDRQQRTLSGAKILAERLAGADVKDKGITVLTGGTDVHLVLVDLRNSQLDGQQGEDLLHEVGITVNRNAVPFDPRPPMVTSGLRIGTAALATRGFGDAEFTEVADIIGTALAGGSDIETLRGRVSKLAQSVPLYQGLEDWHLLG is encoded by the coding sequence GTGACGCAGACCGCCTCTGTCAATACTCAGTCTCTCGGTGAACTCGATCCCGAGCTCGCCGCCGCGATGGCCGGGGAGCTCGCCCGCGAACGCGACACCCTCGAGATGATCGCCTCGGAGAACTTCGTGCCGCGCGCGGTGTTGCAGGCGCAGGGCAGCGTGCTCACCAACAAGTACGCCGAGGGCTACCCGGGCCGCCGCTACTACGGCGGTTGCGAGCACGTCGATGTCGTCGAGACGCTGGCCCGCGACCGCGCCAAGGAACTGTTCGGCGCCGACTTCGCCAATGTTCAGCCGCATTCCGGCGCCCAGGCCAACGCCGCGGTGCTGATGGCGCTGATGAACCCCGGCGAGCGGCTGCTCGGCCTGGATCTCGCGCACGGCGGCCACCTGACCCACGGCATGCGCCTGAACTTCTCCGGCAAGCTCTACGAGGTGCACTCCTACGGGGTCAGCAAGGAAGACCACCGCGTCGACATGGACGAGGTGCGCAAGATCGCCCTCGAGTCTCGCCCGAAGGTGATCGTCGCCGGTTGGTCCGCCTACCCGCGGCATCAGGATTTCGCCGCCTTCCGCGAGATCGCGGACGAGGTCGGCGCCTACCTGTGGGTCGATATGGCGCATTTCGCCGGTCTGGTCGCCGCGGGCCTGCATCCCTCGCCGGTGCCGCACGCCGACGTCGTCTCCTCCACCGTGCACAAGACCCTCGGCGGCCCCCGCTCCGGTCTGATCCTGGCCAAGCAGGAGTTCGCCAAGAAGCTGAACAGCGCGGTATTCCCCGGCCAGCAGGGCGGCCCGCTCATGCACGCCATCGCCGCCAAGGCCGTGGCCTTCAAGATCGCCGCGGGCGAGGAGTTCAAGGACCGCCAGCAGCGCACGCTGTCCGGGGCGAAGATCCTGGCCGAGCGCCTCGCCGGCGCCGATGTCAAGGACAAGGGCATCACCGTGCTCACCGGTGGCACCGACGTGCATCTGGTCCTGGTCGACCTGCGTAACTCCCAGCTCGACGGCCAGCAGGGCGAGGATCTGCTGCACGAGGTCGGAATCACGGTGAACCGCAACGCCGTTCCGTTCGACCCGCGGCCCCCGATGGTCACCTCCGGCCTGCGCATCGGCACCGCCGCCCTGGCCACCCGCGGTTTCGGCGACGCCGAGTTCACCGAGGTCGCCGACATCATCGGCACCGCGCTGGCGGGCGGCTCCGATATCGAGACGCTGCGCGGCCGGGTCAGCAAGCTGGCCCAGAGCGTCCCGCTCTACCAGGGCCTGGAGGACTGGCACCTGCTCGGCTGA